In the genome of Bacteroides mediterraneensis, the window ATCTTCCCTTCCAAATATATTCATGTAGGTGGCGACGAATGCCCGAAAGTGAAGTGGGAGACTTGTCCGAAGTGTCAGGCCCGTATCAAGGCTTTGGGTATCAAGGGCGACAGCAAGCACTCCAAGGAAGAATATTTGCAGAGCTATGTGATTCATGAAGCGGAGAAGTTCCTCACCGAGCATGGACGGAACATGATTGGATGGGATGAAATCCTGGAAGGTGGACTGGCTCCGAATGCCACAGTCATGTCTTGGAGAGGCGAAGCGGGAGGTATTGAAGCAGCCCGTCAGCAGCACAACGTCATCATGACGCCGAATACTTACCTGTATTTCGACTATTATCAGGCAAAGGATACCGACAATGAACCGCTGGCCATCGGTGGCTATCTCCCGATTGAAAGAGTGTACAGCTACGAACCGATGCCTGCTGCCCTTTCGCCGGAAGAACAGAAATACATCACGGGTGTACAGGCCAATCTGTGGACCGAATACATTCCTACGCTTGCACAGGCGCAGTACATGGTACTGCCGCGTATGGCAGCCCTCTGCGAAACCCAGTGGAGTGCTCCTGAAAAGAAGAAAGATTATCAGGGATTCCTGAAACGTGCGGCTCGTCTGACCAAGATTTATCAGCTGAAGGGCTGGAACTATGCGACTCATATCTTTGATGTGAACGTGAATATTGTGCCTAATTCAGAAACCGGTAAACTGGATGTCAGCGCTACTACGATTGATGAGGCTCCGATATACTATACACTCGACGGAACCGAACCTACGGCTTCTTCTACCAAGTTTGAAGGCAGTCTGAGCATTGATGCGGCTTGTGTATTGCGTATGATGGCCGTGCGTCCGGAAGGCAATTCCCGCGTGACGCTCGACAGCATCTCGTTCAGCAAGTCTACTGCAAAACCGATTACGATGCTGCAGCCCATTAACAAGCCCTATGAGTTCAAGGGAGCTGTGACGTTGGTAGACGGTATGACCGGTAACCGGAATTACAAGACCGGCCGCTGGATTGCGTTCTACAAGAATGATATGGAAGCCGTCATCGATTTGAAGGAAGCTACGGAAATCAGTTCCATGACCCTGCGTACTTGTGTGGAAAAAGGCGACTGGATTTTCGATGCCAGAGGTATTACGGTGGAGGTGTCTGATGACAACAAGACCTTCAAGAAAGTGGCTTCGGAAACTTACCCGGCCATGACCGAGAAGGATGCCAACCGGATTTATACGCATACGCTGAAGTTTACACCGGTAAAGGCCCGCTATGTGAAAGTGACCGCTTTGTCTGAAAAGAATATTCCGGCATGGCACGGAGGAAAAGGCAATCCGGGTTATCTGTTTGTGGATGAAATCGTATTGAACTAAACCGACAGTTCTTTTATAACGATAAAGGTCTGGCTTCCCGTATGGGGAGTCGGACCTTTTTTATTTGCAGTTTTTGAGAGGAGCATTTGAATTGTCGGCCGGCGATATGTATCTTTGTACCTGTAAATGTGATTATTTAGAAAGACTGCATGATGAAAAAGAAGTTGGTTTTTGCCACGAACAATGCCCATAAGCTGGACGAAATACGTGCCATATTGGGTGAGAAAGTAGATATCTTGAGTTTGAAGGACATCCATTGCGAGGCAGATATTCCTGAAACGGCAGACACCTTGGAGGGAAATGCGGCACTCAAGGCGGAGTATATTTATCAGCACTACGGTCTGGATTGCTTTGCAGACGATACGGGTCTGGAAGTAGAGGCGTTGAACGGGGCACCCGGTGTGTATTCGGCACGCTATGCGGGCGGTGAAGGACACGACTCGGAGGCCAACATGAAGAAGTTGCTGACCGAACTGGAAGGAAAAGACAACCGGAAGGCACAGTTCCGTACGGCCATCTGCCTGATAGAAGGAGGACAGTCGCACCTGTTTGAGGGAATCGTGAAAGGTGAAATCATCCGGGAGAAACGGGGAGCCTCAGGCTTTGGTTACGATCCGGTGTTTGTACCCGAAGGCTATGCTGAGACTTTTGCCGAGATGGGGGCAGAAGAAAAGAATAAAATCAGCCACCGGGCAAGAGCCGTACAGCATTTGTGTGAATACCTGAACGGACAGCCTTCTTAATTTGAAACATTATCCGCAGTAAGCGTACACTTCAAATAATATCCCCGTCCTTTGACGGTGACAATCCGATAATCCGGGAAGTCTTGCAGGACTTTCCGGATGGTTTGTATATGGGCCTCCAGCTTTTCGTTCGCCTGCGGGTCGTGCGGCCAGCAGACGGACGTGATTGCTTCCCGGTCGACACATTCTCCATTCTTCTCCCACAACTGATGGAGAATCTGTAAATCCAGACGGGAGATGGCACATTGTATGCCGTCGATGAGGAGGACCTGATGCGTCAGGTCGATGTAGAGGCCTTTTGCAGGCTTTTTCTGCCGTTTTTTATAGCGTAGGTAAAGCAATACGCCTCCGGCGAACAGCACCAGGAAAAAGGTACCATAATAAGCCACAGGGATATAACGCAACAGCGTAAGGAGGTCGTAGTCTGCCCACCCCTGCAGCTGGAGACTGTGCGTCAGATCGAGCTGATAGACGGGTGTTCGATAAGCTGAGGCTGTCGGCAGGATGCCTGCCCGTGTTTGGGTACGGGCCTGCTTGTGGATATAAAACACTCCGGCCATTCCGCTGATGTGTCTTTGGGCGAGCTGTGCCTGGAACAGTTGGTTGATTTGCTCGGCATCGGCTGGCAGAATATCGTCCAGCAGGTATTCATTCAGCAATTTCCGGGCAGTGGCTTCCGGAAGGCTGTCCTGAAACACGTAAGTTGTTTTTTTCTCCAGGGTCTGGAGGGTATAACTCTTGATTTTCCGATTGGATACGGGAGCGAGGAGATAGGCCTTGAGCGCAGGGTCTACGTATAGTCTGTTGTCTGTCTGAAAAGTATTTAGACGGTCCTCATAATGCAAGCGTTCGGCTTCCCGTAAAGCCTTGTTGATGGCCGTGTGAACCTGTGTCCGGCTGCAGCGGAAGGCGATGCCGCAGATGGCAATGCAGGCACGGAAAAAAACGGCGGCAAACAGGAGTATGATAATTTTTTTTTTCATGACAGCTTCTTTGAGGGCAAATTAAACGAAAAAAAGCGGGAATTCAAAAACATGACGGCATTCATGAAAAAGTGGACTTGCCTGTTTTAGGTTTCCCAGTCAGGAAACATACGTTTCTCGGTGCGAAAACGTACGTTTCGTGTAAGGAAAACATACGGTTCCGCATCGGAAAACGTAAAAAAGAACGAGGCCTTGTCAGGAAAATGGTACAACCGTCCGCGATAGCGTCTTGTAGTCTGCCTGTAGTAATTCTAACTTTGCCATAAAATTTTAGATATGGTAAAAATAGAATACTACAGGCAGATTTTTTCTGCTTTTAAAGAATTATGTTCATCTGGCAAACAATCATGCTCCTTTCGTGAATATTGCCGCGGGCATGGTGTCAATTATTACAGGATGTATCTGATATTGAAGGAAGAATACACAAGCTTGAATGATGTTCCCGGATATACAAGAGGAAGTTGTCTGAAGTTTCGTTGTTCTCAGGCTTACGAAGAATTTAAGTCCCTCTGTGCCGATGGCAGACAACCGGGACGCTTTATTGATTATTATAAAGGTTTTGGAATAACAAGGAAACAGATGAAGGACTTTCTGTGGCGCAACAGACTCCGTGTTTCGGATTTGCCCGGATATACAAGTCCCCATACATGTCGAAGTTCCCGGTATAAGGAAATACCTTTTGAGGATGTGATATTTGAGGAAGCCGGTTTTCTTCCTGCAGAAAGCTGCAATGTGATTACTGTCAGGGTAGATGGCAATGTGGAAGTAAGCTTTCCGGAAGATACGGACTTGTCTGTTATTGCGAAGTTTATCCGTAAAATGGGAAAGGAGGTCACTCATGTGGAGCCTTGATTCATGTCTGCATCTGTGGGTCTGTCAGCATCCTGTATCCATGCGTTATGGCATCCGTGGTCTGACACAAATGATATGGTCGTGGAAAGGACATTCTCCGGCTTCGGGGGATGTATATGTGTTTTTCTCACAGGACCGTAAGACCATGAAGGCATTAAAATGGGACGGCGACGGTTTTTTGATGTACACTAAAAGACTGTCCCAAGGGCGTTTCCGTGAGGTGCTGAAAAACGGTGATGGCAGCGTCCGCAGGTTTCAATGGGATGACTTCTACATGCTGATGAGGGGGCTCACACCTGTAAAAGTAACTGTCGAAGAACGCTTTAGAATGGCTGCAAGGTAGTATATATAATATTGATAATCAAATAATTAAATCTATAAGAAGTTGCATAAATCCGCCTTTTTTCGTAACTTTAAAGCATGAAAAAGGATGAACTGATAGAACTTTTGCAACGCCAGAACGGCTTCCTTCAGGGCAAACTGGAGGAAGCCTTATCATCTGTCCGTTCACTGACTTCAGCCAACGAGAGACTGACTGCCACGGTTGAAGAACTGAGAAAGCAGATAACCTCTCTGGAGGAAACTCTCAAAGGAAAGGACATTGAACTCAGCAAGGAAAAAACTGTCCGTCAGGCAATGCGCCGTCTGCAGGAATCTCCCTCGGAAAGACAGACCGGACAGATGCTCCCCAAATCTGATGTTCCTGAACAGAAGATACAAAAGAGACATACAAACAACGGTGCGAAGAAAAAGACACATCCGGAATGTGAGATTGAAACCTTTGATGTAGAACCTGACGACCCGGGGTTTGATCCGGAACTGGCCAGATATATGTGTACATGCGATGTCGTGCGTTATTCAATGGTTCCCATGCGCTTTATCAAGACAATCTATAAGGTCAAGAAGTATGTTCAGAACGGTACAATCTTCAAAGGTTCTGTTCCGGCAACTCCGCTGCTGAACTCCCAATACACTTCCTCTTTTATCGCAGGTCTGGCGGAGTTGCGCTATCTGCACGGAATGCCGCTTGAAAATGCGGTAGAATACTTCCGCTCACACGGCTTCGATCTTGATAAGGGTACCGCCCGGAAGCTTGTCAGCAAAACCAAGGTTCAGCTTGAGAACCTTTATAAGGCTCTTGCAAAGGCAATCCTTGAGGACAACTATATCTGTGGTGATGAGACTTATCAGAAAGTACGTCTGCAGACAGTCACTGATTCAGGGAAGAAAATAAAGAAAGGATATATCTGGGTGTTTGTCGGTATGACCACAGGTCTGGTGTATTTCTTTTATGATGACGGATCACGTTCGGCTGAAGTCTTTGAAAATGAAATAAAAGGATTTAACGGAGCCTTCCAGTGTGACTTTTACTCCGGATACCGTCATATCGGAATCGGCAATCTGAAAGGAATAAAAAGACTTCCATGCCTGCAGCATATAAAACGGAAGTTTCTGGATATAAAGGATAGTACTATTGCCCAGCAAATGGCCAAGCGCTTCGGCCTATTGTATCACTTCGAGCATAAACACAAAACAGGAAAGGACGGATGGACTGACGAGGACCACCTTCAGTGGAGGCAACGCTACTCAAAAGTGATGATTGAAAAAATCTACAGAGGATTGATTGAGATTAAAGACCGTCCGGGGATACCTCCTGATGATTCTCTTAATGCCGCCGCCGATTATGCGCTGAAACAGTGGCATGAAATACCGGCAATCTTCTCTTCTCCTAAATACAGGCTTGACAACAATGAAGTTGAACGAATAAACAGGTATATATCACTGACACGAAGACGTCTGACAATAGGCTCTCATACAGGAGCCGAAGTGGCGGTGTTATATCACTCATTAGCCATAACATGCCATAGATGTGGAATAAACATCTTTGAATACTTCTGCGACATTATAGACCGTTGTGCCGCATGGCCTCCTAATACTCCTATAGATAAATATCGTGATTTGCTTCCGGATAGATGGAAGAAGATGAAAAGATAGCCGCCCAAAAATCTGGAAGGCTATCTTTTTATGTGGTGAACGCTATCGCGGACGGTTGTACGGAAAATGTGCCTGCGTTTTCTTATCTTTCTTTCAGGTATTGTGCTACCTTTTCAAAAAACAGGGAGATGTGGGCTCCGTCTACGAATGCATGACTCACCGTCAGAGCGATGGGCATTACCAGCCTTCCTTCCCGTTTGACGGCTTTTCCTGCGTTCATCAGCGGGTAATCCAACGGATGGCCGGGGGCATACTGTGTGTAGGAAATGGATGTGAAATACAGTTTGGGAGTCGCACTGAGCAGGATGACATCAAAATCGCCCTGTGCGGCAATTTCCTTGTCGGTGCCGTACGGGTCTCCATCGTCCGGAATGGAAGTGATGATGCGCCGTGCTTCTTCGTAGAAGGCCTTGAAATCGCTTTTCCAGGGAATGCGTACGGTATAGAAGGTCTTTCCGGGGACGGCAATCGGAGTGGTGATGTCTACTGTGTCATGGTAGACCACCTGTCCGTCTTTGTCCCATCGGTAGCGGAATTCCTTGATTTCGTTGGCGGCACGGAGTACGGCATACAGGTAATACAGGAAAAAGGAATGCCCTTTGGCCTTGGCTTCGGCGTAAGCCTCCGTACAATCCACTTCGCTGGTGAGGGCAATCCAAGAGTTATGGAAGTCGCGGAAGAAGAGGTAATTGTCCTTCCGCTCCCAGGTGTCAATGTCAATCAGGTGTTTCATGCGAGTTTGAATTTTTGTGCCACTTTCCGGTAGGTAGGCATCTCGATGTGTAATTGTTTTCCCAAGTCAATCATGTCGAAGAGCAGTCCCTGAATTTCCGATTCATGACCGCGGGCGATGTCCTTCTGCATGGAAGCCGTGCTGTGCGGGTCGAGTTTGTCGATGACCATCAGGTTGTAGGCAACCGGGTCGCTGGGGTAGCGGATACCCAGTTTCTCGCCTATCTGTGCGCTTTCACGCGACAGGCCGATGAAGGTATCACGCACTTCGCCTTGGTGCTGCACTTCTCCCATCGGCACATCGTGATAAGCTCCCGTGCAGGCCATGGCGGAGATGAACGACCATTTGATGAAGGTGTCGCGGTTGATATCGTCCGACACATCTACTTTGATGCCGCATGAACGGAGTTCTTCGGCAATGGCTTCCAGCCGTTCGGGGGCGACATGCTGTTCCGGACGGGCTCCGAATACCAGGCGGAAGATGCTTCCCATCTGGCTGATTTCTCCTTCTCCCGACACGAATCCCACGATGTAGATACAGCCGTCGAGCACTTTTACCGACGGCACGAGGCGTCCGATGCGGGGGCCGGTACCGTAGACATTGAGGATAGGGATGACCAGTGTGTCGGGAGTGGCAGCCCGTTCCAGCACTTCCTGAATGGAATCGATGGAGTAGCCTTTCACGCAGACAAAGATTACATCGGCTTTCCCCTGAAATTCTTCGGCGGTACAGGCCTTCACGGGGAGAAAATGTTCGCCTTTCAAATCCGATTTCAAATGCAATCCCTGACGGCGGATGGCCTCCAGGTGCTTCCCACGGGCGATGCAAGTGACCTCCTTGCCTGCCAAGGCAAGAAATCCGGCGATGCATCCTCCTACACCGCCTGTTCCAATGATGAGATAGTTCATGGTGTAATCAATTTAGAGGGATAAAAAAACAGCACGGAAGCGGTCGATGCTCCGTGCTGATGGGATGAGTTTTATACGTTGAAGCGGAAGTGCATGATATCACCGTCTTCCACGATGTAATCCTTGCCTTCCACATTGAGTTTTCCGGCTTCGCGTACGGCTGCTTCTGAACCGTAGTGGATGAAGTCGTCATACTTGATGACCTCGGCGCGGATGAAGCCTTTTTCAAAGTCGGTGTGGATGACACCTGCACATTGCGGAGCTTTCCAGCCCTTATGGAAGGTCCATGCGCGGACTTCCATCTTTCCGGCCGTGAAGTAAGTCTCCAGGTTCAGCAGCTTGTAGGCGGCCCGTATCAGTCGGCTTACGCCCGATTCTTCCAGCCCGATTTCCTGCAGGAACATCTGGCGGTCTTCGTAGGTTTCCAGTTCGGCGATATCCGCTTCCGTTTTGGCGGCCACAATCAGGATTTCAGCCCCTTCGTCCTTGACCGCTTCGCGTACCTGCTCTACGTATTTGTTGCCGTTTACCGCACTGGCTTCGTCCACGTTGCAGACATACAGCACCGGTTTGGAAGTCAGCAGGAAGAGGTCGTGTGCGATTTTCTGCTCGTCCTTTGATTCAAACTGTACGGTGCGGGCTGATTTTCCTTGCAGCAGGGCATCGCGGTAGCGCACCAACACTTCATAGGTTTGTTTGGCCACCTTGTCGCCTCCGGTCTGTGCCTGTTTCTGCACCTTCTGAATGCGGCTTTCAATGGTTTCCAGGTCTTTCAGCTGAAGCTCTGTGTCGATAATCTCCTTGTCACGTACAGGATTCACATTGCCGTCCACGTGCGTTACGTTTTCGTCGTCAAAGCAACGTAACACGTGCAGGATGGCATCCGTCTCACGGATGTTGGCCAGGAACTTGTTGCCCAGTCCTTCTCCCTTGCTGGCACCTTTCACCAGTCCGGCAATGTCGACAATTTCTACCGTGGTAGGAACAATACGGTCCGGATCCACCAGTTCAGCCAGTTTGTTGAGGCGTTCATCGGGTACGGTAATGACCCCTACGTTCGGTTCAATAGTACAGAATGGGAAATTGGCTGCCTGCGCTTTCGCGTTGGACAGGCAGTTGAAGAGTGTCGATTTTCCAACGTTCGGCAAACCGACGATACCACATTGTAATGCCATAATTTATTGTTTGTTTTAATCTATTTCTACAGATAATCCTCTAATTTTCTGCAAAGATAGTGAAAGCCGCGCGCAGAGGCAAATAGAAAACGCAGTTTTCTGAATTTGACTATGCCGAGGCGCCTCCTGTCTTCTGGAAAGATAGTGAAAGCTATGCATCACGTTCCGTTCAAATGGGGGGATAAAAATAAAAAGAGGCGCTTCCTCACGAAGTGCCTCTTTTAAAGAGAGTTTATGAATTTTTTATTTAATCATTTATCCATGGTAACGGTCATTTCAGGAATCAGAATGAAATCGTTCTTCTTGGAATTCCATTTGTAGTATTCAGTCGTTACACTCTTGTTGTCGTAAGTATAACGGATACACAAATCATTTTTCCAGCAGTTATCGCTTGCATCCCATTTCTGTGACATATTTTCTGTCATTTGGTTATTGGCGTTATACTTGTAGCTATATTTCATATAGTTTGTCAGCATATTGCCATCTTTCTTGTATACAGTTTCAGAAACTTTCAATCCGTTAACTTCTTCTGCGTTGTAAATCAGATTATTATTCATTTTTGCAGCGTAAGTTGATACACTTGCGATGAAAGTCATAACCAAAACAACCAAACACTTTGCTAAACTTATCTTTTTCATATCTTTTATATTTTAAGGTTTTACTTACTTTTTGTTCCTTTTGACGGTGCAAATGTAGTAAAAGCTTTGATAGGTTGTATGCATTTCCGCTAAAAAAATGCGATAAATTAGCAAAATGTCACGAATTAAGCATTCGTTAACAGATTGGATAGATTAGTGTGCTTCCAGCCAATTTTGTCCCCAACCATAGTCTGCACGCAGTGGAGCTTTCATTTTGTAAGCAGCTTCCATTTCAGATATCACAATTTGCTGTACTTTTTCTTTTTCTTCCGGCAAGACGCTGAAATTGAGTTCATCGTGTACCTGAAGAATCATCTTCGAACGGATACCTTCTTCCTGGAAACGGCGGTAGATTCGGATCATGGCCACTTTGATGATATCGGCTGCACTGCCTTGAATGGGGGCGTTGATTGCATTTCGTTCGGCATAGCCTCTGACTACCGCATTTTTGGAGTTGATATCGGGCAGATAGCGTTTGCGTTTGAAGATGGTTTCAATGTAACCTTTCTCCCGTGCCTGACGGATACTTTCGT includes:
- the tnpB gene encoding IS66 family insertion sequence element accessory protein TnpB (TnpB, as the term is used for proteins encoded by IS66 family insertion elements, is considered an accessory protein, since TnpC, encoded by a neighboring gene, is a DDE family transposase.), with product MWSLDSCLHLWVCQHPVSMRYGIRGLTQMIWSWKGHSPASGDVYVFFSQDRKTMKALKWDGDGFLMYTKRLSQGRFREVLKNGDGSVRRFQWDDFYMLMRGLTPVKVTVEERFRMAAR
- a CDS encoding non-canonical purine NTP diphosphatase — its product is MKKKLVFATNNAHKLDEIRAILGEKVDILSLKDIHCEADIPETADTLEGNAALKAEYIYQHYGLDCFADDTGLEVEALNGAPGVYSARYAGGEGHDSEANMKKLLTELEGKDNRKAQFRTAICLIEGGQSHLFEGIVKGEIIREKRGASGFGYDPVFVPEGYAETFAEMGAEEKNKISHRARAVQHLCEYLNGQPS
- a CDS encoding DUF3836 domain-containing protein, with the protein product MKKISLAKCLVVLVMTFIASVSTYAAKMNNNLIYNAEEVNGLKVSETVYKKDGNMLTNYMKYSYKYNANNQMTENMSQKWDASDNCWKNDLCIRYTYDNKSVTTEYYKWNSKKNDFILIPEMTVTMDK
- a CDS encoding winged helix-turn-helix domain-containing protein, whose translation is MKKKIIILLFAAVFFRACIAICGIAFRCSRTQVHTAINKALREAERLHYEDRLNTFQTDNRLYVDPALKAYLLAPVSNRKIKSYTLQTLEKKTTYVFQDSLPEATARKLLNEYLLDDILPADAEQINQLFQAQLAQRHISGMAGVFYIHKQARTQTRAGILPTASAYRTPVYQLDLTHSLQLQGWADYDLLTLLRYIPVAYYGTFFLVLFAGGVLLYLRYKKRQKKPAKGLYIDLTHQVLLIDGIQCAISRLDLQILHQLWEKNGECVDREAITSVCWPHDPQANEKLEAHIQTIRKVLQDFPDYRIVTVKGRGYYLKCTLTADNVSN
- the ychF gene encoding redox-regulated ATPase YchF translates to MALQCGIVGLPNVGKSTLFNCLSNAKAQAANFPFCTIEPNVGVITVPDERLNKLAELVDPDRIVPTTVEIVDIAGLVKGASKGEGLGNKFLANIRETDAILHVLRCFDDENVTHVDGNVNPVRDKEIIDTELQLKDLETIESRIQKVQKQAQTGGDKVAKQTYEVLVRYRDALLQGKSARTVQFESKDEQKIAHDLFLLTSKPVLYVCNVDEASAVNGNKYVEQVREAVKDEGAEILIVAAKTEADIAELETYEDRQMFLQEIGLEESGVSRLIRAAYKLLNLETYFTAGKMEVRAWTFHKGWKAPQCAGVIHTDFEKGFIRAEVIKYDDFIHYGSEAAVREAGKLNVEGKDYIVEDGDIMHFRFNV
- a CDS encoding IS66 family transposase, which codes for MKKDELIELLQRQNGFLQGKLEEALSSVRSLTSANERLTATVEELRKQITSLEETLKGKDIELSKEKTVRQAMRRLQESPSERQTGQMLPKSDVPEQKIQKRHTNNGAKKKTHPECEIETFDVEPDDPGFDPELARYMCTCDVVRYSMVPMRFIKTIYKVKKYVQNGTIFKGSVPATPLLNSQYTSSFIAGLAELRYLHGMPLENAVEYFRSHGFDLDKGTARKLVSKTKVQLENLYKALAKAILEDNYICGDETYQKVRLQTVTDSGKKIKKGYIWVFVGMTTGLVYFFYDDGSRSAEVFENEIKGFNGAFQCDFYSGYRHIGIGNLKGIKRLPCLQHIKRKFLDIKDSTIAQQMAKRFGLLYHFEHKHKTGKDGWTDEDHLQWRQRYSKVMIEKIYRGLIEIKDRPGIPPDDSLNAAADYALKQWHEIPAIFSSPKYRLDNNEVERINRYISLTRRRLTIGSHTGAEVAVLYHSLAITCHRCGINIFEYFCDIIDRCAAWPPNTPIDKYRDLLPDRWKKMKR
- a CDS encoding ketopantoate reductase family protein → MNYLIIGTGGVGGCIAGFLALAGKEVTCIARGKHLEAIRRQGLHLKSDLKGEHFLPVKACTAEEFQGKADVIFVCVKGYSIDSIQEVLERAATPDTLVIPILNVYGTGPRIGRLVPSVKVLDGCIYIVGFVSGEGEISQMGSIFRLVFGARPEQHVAPERLEAIAEELRSCGIKVDVSDDINRDTFIKWSFISAMACTGAYHDVPMGEVQHQGEVRDTFIGLSRESAQIGEKLGIRYPSDPVAYNLMVIDKLDPHSTASMQKDIARGHESEIQGLLFDMIDLGKQLHIEMPTYRKVAQKFKLA
- a CDS encoding chloramphenicol acetyltransferase, coding for MKHLIDIDTWERKDNYLFFRDFHNSWIALTSEVDCTEAYAEAKAKGHSFFLYYLYAVLRAANEIKEFRYRWDKDGQVVYHDTVDITTPIAVPGKTFYTVRIPWKSDFKAFYEEARRIITSIPDDGDPYGTDKEIAAQGDFDVILLSATPKLYFTSISYTQYAPGHPLDYPLMNAGKAVKREGRLVMPIALTVSHAFVDGAHISLFFEKVAQYLKER
- a CDS encoding family 20 glycosylhydrolase, whose product is MRPFSKMNCLGLAFAGMLATSCADSPTAVADYQIVPMPLEITAAPQGSFLLKSGETIYYPVGNEKMKKNAEFLATFIKEQTGITLKTQEGDKEEGIVLKLGLEANSPEAYQLIVDGKKVMITAPSEAGVFYGIQTLRKSVSVHEGRGAIELPAVEINDSPRFSYRGMMLDVGRHMFTVDEIKTYIDMLALHNINRFHWHLSEDQGWRIEIKKYPKLTEIGSKRSETVIGRNSGEYDGKPYGGFYTQEQAKEIVAYAAERYITVIPEIDMPGHMQAALAAYPELGCTGGPYEVWRMWGISDNVLCAGNDKTIQFIKDVLAEIIDIFPSKYIHVGGDECPKVKWETCPKCQARIKALGIKGDSKHSKEEYLQSYVIHEAEKFLTEHGRNMIGWDEILEGGLAPNATVMSWRGEAGGIEAARQQHNVIMTPNTYLYFDYYQAKDTDNEPLAIGGYLPIERVYSYEPMPAALSPEEQKYITGVQANLWTEYIPTLAQAQYMVLPRMAALCETQWSAPEKKKDYQGFLKRAARLTKIYQLKGWNYATHIFDVNVNIVPNSETGKLDVSATTIDEAPIYYTLDGTEPTASSTKFEGSLSIDAACVLRMMAVRPEGNSRVTLDSISFSKSTAKPITMLQPINKPYEFKGAVTLVDGMTGNRNYKTGRWIAFYKNDMEAVIDLKEATEISSMTLRTCVEKGDWIFDARGITVEVSDDNKTFKKVASETYPAMTEKDANRIYTHTLKFTPVKARYVKVTALSEKNIPAWHGGKGNPGYLFVDEIVLN